The genomic window GTTCGCTGTACGAATTGTACCGTGCAGCGCACACGCCATGGGAATGGCATGCTGCGATCATGGAAAAATGCCGGGAGATGGGCGTCGCTTTTTTCAGCACGCCGTTCGACGAAACCGCCGTCGATTTCCTGGAGTCACTCGGCGTACCCTGTTACAAGATCGCATCGTTCGAGGCGACGGATCTGCCGCTGATCCGCAAGGCGGCTTCGACCGGCAAGCCGCTCATTCTGTCGACCGGTATGGCGACGGCGGCAGAAATCGATGAGGCGGTGCGGACGGCGCGCGAGGCAGGTTGCTGCGAATTGGCGGTGCTGAAATGTACGAGTACATACCCGGCGCCGGCGGAACAGTCCGATCTTCGGACGATTCCGCATATGCGTGAATGGCTCGGTTGTGAAGTCGGTCTGTCCGACCATACGCCGGGTATCGGGGTAAGCGTCGCCGCAGTGGCGCTTGGCGCAGCGCTGATCGAGAAACATCTAACGCTGTCAAGAGCCGATGGCGGCGTCGATGCGGCGTTTTCTCTGGAACCGGACGAATTCGCTCTACTTGTTCGGGAAACGGAGCGGGCATGGCGAGCGCTCGGCCGCGTGCGCTACGGCCCGGTCGAGTCTGAGGCGGGGTCGCTCCGGCATCGCCGGTCGCTGTACGCCGTGCGCGACATTCAGGCGGGTGAGACGCTGACGCGCGAAAACGTCCGGGCGATCCGGCCGGCAGGAGGGCTGTCCCCGAAATATTGGAACGTCGTTGCCGGCAAGCGGGCGAGGCGCGATATCGCAAGGGGCACGCCGATCAGCTGGGAGCTTCTCATGGACGCCGGAGACGGGGAGGGATCCGGCCGTGGCTGAGCTGGCGCTGTACGGGGGCCGTGCCGTGCGCGACGACTGGCTGCCGTATTCACGGCAGTGGATCG from Candidatus Reconcilbacillus cellulovorans includes these protein-coding regions:
- a CDS encoding pseudaminic acid synthase; this encodes MVIAGRPVGRDHKPFVIAELSANHNGSLERALHLVEAAAKAGADAVKVQTYTADTMTLDIAEGEFFIDDPKSPWRGRSLYELYRAAHTPWEWHAAIMEKCREMGVAFFSTPFDETAVDFLESLGVPCYKIASFEATDLPLIRKAASTGKPLILSTGMATAAEIDEAVRTAREAGCCELAVLKCTSTYPAPAEQSDLRTIPHMREWLGCEVGLSDHTPGIGVSVAAVALGAALIEKHLTLSRADGGVDAAFSLEPDEFALLVRETERAWRALGRVRYGPVESEAGSLRHRRSLYAVRDIQAGETLTRENVRAIRPAGGLSPKYWNVVAGKRARRDIARGTPISWELLMDAGDGEGSGRG